The genomic interval TTGATGGGCTGCGGCGTGGAGACGAGCGGCACCGCGACCGTCCGGGACTGCGCGGTCCCCGGCGTCTGAATCACCCCGGCCGCTATCCGGGGACCACCGAAGGCGAAGCCCGACCCCGTGGGCACTCCGGGAACCGACGACACCACGGAGAACGAGCCACTGGTGGTCAGCTGGGTGGGCTGCTGCGTCGACGCCTGGGGCACGAAGCCGCTCACCGTGGTGGGGGGCAGCTGGCTGGAGGTCGTCTGACGCTCGGGGTTGAGGAAGTTGCCCGGGAGGGGGTTCGTCTGCACCCCGGGGAACTGCGCGTCGAAGTCACCGGGCGAGGCGGGCGAGCCCACGCTGATCGCCACCCGTCCCGTGTTGTCCGGCGACACGAAGTTGGGAGGGATCGTCGCCGGCCGCGTTCCGTCCGGCAGCGCATCGGGCTGGTCGGCGCGAGGACGCGTGGTCGCCACGCGGCCCGGGTTGTCGAAGGTCACCGCCGTGTCATCCAGGGACCGTGCGACCCCCGGCAGGGTGATGTCGGTCTCCGGTGTTCCCTGCTGCGTCCCCGCCTGGGCCGGCAAGCCGGTCCCCAGCGTGGCCCCCGACTGCGTGCCCGCCACGGCCCCCGTGCCCGTCTGTCCGGTGCCCGCCAGTCCGGAGCCCCCGACACCCTGCTGCTGCTGCTGTTGCTGCGACGAGGTGGTGGGAACGGACGCGGGCGAGGACCCGCCCGGCACCGGCGTGCTCGGCGGCGGCACCCCGGCGAACAGGCCCGCCGCGGGCATCGCCGCGACCGAGGGCACCGAGGCCCCATCAACCGTAATGGCCACGTCGTCGAAGCCGAGCTGGATGAAGCCACGCGGCTCGGACGCGGGCGGCAGGTTCCAGACCAGCACCTCCACCTCGGTGTCTCCCTGCCGGGCCACCGGCAGCACGCGGAAGGTGTCGTCGTCCGCGTGCGCCCCATGGCTCAGCGCCGAGGCATAGATGAGGGCCGTGTCCGAGAGCAGCGCCCCGTTGCGCCACACGCGGCCCACGCCCCACACCGCCGCCACCGCGTGCACCTGCGTCGTGGTGGAGAAGCCGAGCCCCGACATGCCGTGCAGGGACTGGTTCAGCACCACCCCGCCCCCGATGGGCTGGGCCGGCGGTGGGGGCAACGCGCCCGTCACGGTCCCGGACAGGGCCTGGGCAGGCGGGAAGCCCGCCCGGTCCAGCTCCACCCGATACGACTCACCCGCGATGACGAAGGTGGCGACAAGGCTCCCGGAGTCACCGTAGGTGGCCCGGGGATCGCCAATACGGTCCCTCACGGTCAACTCGACCGAGCCGGTACCCCGCTCGAAGAGGTCCGTGAAGGGAACGTTGCCTTGTGTGAAGAAACCGACGTTCCCCACCGAGCGAGCGGTGACCTCGGGACCGTCGAAGCTGAAGCCGTCCGGGCCGGCCGTGAGCAGCCCGGCGAGCATGACACTGGAGAGGATTCCCGCCATCGACACTGCCTCCTCCAGGGAGGGTAGGCAGCGAAGGCGGGGGTTGCCGCCCTGAGCGGCCGAGCGGGCCAGCGCCCGCCCGTCCGGCTGGTGCCTAGATGAGGCCCCGAGCGCGGCGGATCTGCTCCACCGTCTTGTTGTACTCGATGTCGAAGGCGCTGGTGCCCTCCTGCAGGTGCTTCAGGCGGGAGCGGGCCTCCTTGTCGATCTCCTCGTCCACGTCCAGGTGCTTCTTCATCACCACGTGGATCTTCTGCCGGAGGATGTTGTCGGCGGCGTACACCTCCTCGACGTTCCGGCTGATGAGGAGGAATTCGATCATCTGGTTGATGACGTATTCGATGCCCTCGTCGCCCATCTTGAAGCCGCGAACGTCGGCCATCTCACGTTTGACCTGGTTGAACTTGGAGTAGTCGTACCCGCGACGCTCCAGGGCCTCGCGCGTGGCCTGGTTCACGCGCTCCTCGTTGGCCAGGTACTCGCGCATGATGGCGGACAGGTCCATCTCGGCGTCAGCCACGCGCATCGGCTCCACCTCGATATCCCCGTCCTGCATCAACCTTTGGACGACCTCCCGGGAGATGATCGGGATCACCTTTGGATAGAGCCTCATGTCGGTCCCTCGTCCTCTGAACACATATCGACTGGACCCGTTCGCTATAAATCAGCGTGAAGCCCAGTCGCAATGAAAAACCCCAGGAACATCGCGGATTCAGCGGCCTTATGCCGTTCCGCTTTCGAGCGGAAATTAATCACGGCGAGCCGGGTGGCGACCCTTCTTCTGACTTTTCGTCCACCAGGGCACCCGCATCCGCCAGGGAGGCTTCGCGGATGGGATCCTCCGAATCCTCCTCGGGGTGGCCATGGAGCGCCGCGTGGACCCGCTCGGCCACCGTGGGCCCGAGCACCTCGGCCAGCTCCTCGATGGTGGCCTCGCGAACACGCTTGAGCGAGCCGAAGTGGCGCAGGAGCAGCTTCTTGCGCACCTCCCCCACCCCGGGGATGTCCTCCAGGACGGAGTGGAAGTTGCCCTTGCGCATGCTCTTCTGCTGGAAGGTGATGGCGAAGCGGTGGGCCTCGTCGCGCAGGCGGGCGAGCAGATAGAGCTCCGCCGAGTTCTGCCGCAGGACGATGGGATCCTTCCGGTGGGGGATGAACACGCGTTCCGGGCTACGGGCGCTCTCCTCGTCCCGGTCGTGCACCTCCTGGTCCCGGCTCTTGGCCAGGGAGATGATGTCCACGCCCTCGACGCCCAGGTCCTTCGCGGCGGCGAGCGCGCTGGCGAGCTGTCCCTTGCCTCCGTCGATGACCAGCAGATCGGGCAGGTCCCCCTCCTCCTGGCCGCGTTGGAGCCGCCGGGTGATGACCTCGTGCATGCTGGCGAAGTCGTCCTGCTTCTCCAACGTCTTGATGCGGTAGCGGCGGTAGCGGGACTTGTCGATCTCCCCATCGGTGGCGGCCACCTGGGAGGCGACGATGCTGGCGCCCTGGAAGTGAGAGATGTCGAAGCACTCCATGCGGCGCGGCAGGTTGCGCAGGTGGAGCCGCTCCTGGAGCCGGCGCAGCACCACCTCCGTCTCGTCCTTGGTGCGGCGGCGCTCGATCGTGGCCTGCTCGGCGTTCTTCTGCGCCATTTCCACCAGGTCGCGCTTCTCGCCGCGCTTGGGCACCATCACGCGCACCCGCTCGCCCTTGCGCTCGGTGAGCAGCGCCTCCAGGCCCTCGCGCTCCTCGATGTCGAGCGGGAGCAACACCTCCTCGGGGACGAAGTTGCCCTGGTCGTAATAGAGGTTGACGAAGGAGGGCAGCAGCTCCTCGTCGGGGAACTCCTGGCTGCCGAGTGGGAAGGCCATGCCGCCGTTGAGCCGGCCCTGGCGCACGTAGAGGACGTAGACGAGCAGCCGATCCCCCTCGCGGTGGGCGGCGAAGACGTCCTGGTCCTTGAAGTCGGTGGTGGCCACCTTCTGGCGCTCGAGGCTGCGCTCGATGGCGAGCAGCTGGTCGCGGATGCGCGCGGCCTCCTCGAACTTGAGCTCGCTGGAGGCCTGCTTCATGCGCGCGCGCAGCCCGTCCACCAGCTCGCCCGCCTTGCCCTCCAGGAAGAGGATCACCTCGTCCACGCTCTTGCGGTACTCCTCCACGGAGACGGGGTAGACGCAAGGCGCGGGACAGCGGCCGATTTGGTGCAACAGACAGGGCCGCTTGCGGTTGGCGAGCACGTGGTCCGTGCACGTGCGCAGGTGGAAGAAGCGGTTGATGATGCGCAGGGTCTCGCGGATGGCGCTCGCGCTGGAGTACGGGCCGAAGTAGCGCGCGCCGTCCTTCTGGTACTTCCGCACCACTTCCAGCCGCGGGTAGTCCTGGGAGCGGTCGAGCCGCAGCGAGATGTACTGTTTGTCGTCCTTGAGCAGGACGTTGAAGCGCGGCTTGTGCTTCTTGATGAGCTCGTTCTCGAGGAGGAGGGCTTCCTTCTCGTTGTGGACGAGCACCGTCTCGAGGTCGCCGAGGAACCGGTCCAGCAGCGACACGAAGGCGCGCGTGTCCCCGGTGCGGGTGAAGTACGAGCGCACGCGGTTGCGCAGGTTGACCGCCTTGCCCACGTAGATGATCTCACCCTGGCGGTCCTTCATCAGGTACACGCCGGGCTCGGTGGGCAGGGCGTCCAGCTTGGCCTGGAGCTTCGCGTCCATAAGGGGTTAGCGGCTCTTCCTCGGTCCGATGCCCGTCTTGCCGTGAGGGGGTCCACCGGTGCCCTTGCCGCGCGACGGGCCTCCCCGCTTTCCACCCGCGCCGCGAGCGCCGGGCATTCCGGCCTTCTTCTCATCGGCGGGCTTGAGCGGGGCCTTGAGCAGCGAGCGGCTGGGGGGCTTGAGACCCAGCTCCATGTCCTTGAGCAGCAGGATGCGATCGCGCAGCTCCGCGGCCTTCTCGAACTGCATCTGGTCCGCGTAGTGCGTCATGTCCTTGGTGAACTCGCCGATGAGGCGCTTGATCTCCTTGGGCTCCAGCACGTCGTTGGCCGAGTCGGCGGCCATGGGCAGCTCGGACGGGTCGGCGTCATAGAGGTGCTCGGACAGGTCGAGGATGTGGCTCTTGACCGCCCGGGGCGTAATCCCGTGCTGCTCGTTGTAGGCGCGCTGCACCTCGCGGCGGCGGTTGGTCTCCTCGAGGGCCAGCTTCATCGAGTCCGTCATGCCCTCGGCGTACATGATGACGCGGCCGTTGAGGTTGCGCGCGGCGCGGCCGATGGTCTGGATGAGGGACACGTGGCTGCGCAGGAAGCCTTCCTTGTCCGCGTCGAAGATGGCCACCAGGGACACCTCGGGGATGTCGAGGCCCTCGCGCAGCAGGTTGATGCCCACGAGCACGTCGAACTCGCCCTTGCGCAGGTCGCGGATGATGGCGGTGCGCTCGATGGCGCCGATGTCCGAGTGCAGGTAGCGCACCTTCACGCCCACGTCGGCGAGGTACTCGGTGAGGTCCTCCGCCATGCGCTTGGTGAGGGTGGTGACGAGCACGCGCTCCTGCTTCGCCACGCGCTTGCGCACCTCCTCGAGCACGTCATCCACCTGGTTGCGCGCCGGGCGCACCTCCACCTCGGGATCCATCAGGCCCGTGGGGCGGATGATCTGCTCCACCACCACGCCCTTGGACTTCTGCAGCTCGTACTCGGCGGGAGTGGCGGAGACGAAGATGGCCTGCTGCACCATCTCCTCGAACTCGGTGAACTTGAGCGGGCGGTTGTCCAGGGCGCTGGGCAGGCGGAAGCCGTGCTCCACCAGCGTCTCCTTGCGCGAGCGGTCCCCCCGGTACATGGCGCCGATCTGCGGCACCGTCTGGTGGCTCTCGTCGATGAGCACCAGCATGTTGCGCGGGAAGTAGTCCAGCAGGCACGGCGGCGGCTCGCCGGGCATCCGGCCCGAGAAGTGCCGCGAGTAGTTCTCGATGCCGTTGCAGTACCCCACCTGCTCGATCATCTCGAGGTCGTACATCGTGCGCTGCTCCAGGCGCTGGGCCTCCAGCAGCTTGCCCTCGTGCTTGAACTGCTGGAGCCGCTCGGACAGCTCGTCGCGGATGGTCTGCAGCGCGCGCTTGCGCGTGTCCACCTCGGTGACGTAGTGGCTCGCGGGGAAGATGACGATCTTCTCCAGCTCGCCCAGCGTCACGCCACGCAGGGGATCGAACTCGGTGATCTTCTCCACCTCGTCGCCGAAGAAGCTGACGCGTACGGCGCGCTCCTCCTCGTAGGCGGGAAACACTTCCACGGTGTCGCCGCGAGCGCGGAAGGTGCCGCGGTGGAAGTCGAGATCGTTCCGGTCGTACTGGCTCTCCACCAGCTTGCGGATGAAGCTGTCTCGGCCCAGCTCGGCCCCCACGTTCACCTTCACGGCCATGTCCACGTACGAGCGCGCGGCACCGAGGCCGTAGATGCAGGACACGCTGGCCACGATGATCACATCGTCGCGCGTGCGCAGCGAGTGCGTGGCCGAGTGGCGCATCCGTTCGATCTCATCGTTCACCGAGGAGTCCTTCTCGATGAACGTGTCGGTCGTGGGGATGTACGCCTCGGGCTGGTAGTAGTCGAAGTAGGAGACGAAGTACTCGACGGCGTTGTGCGGGAAGAGCGCCTTGTATTCGCCGTAGAGCTGCGCGGCCAGGGTCTTGTTGTGCGCGATGAGCAGCGTGGGCCGCTTCACGTTGGCGATGACGTTGCCCATGGTGAACGTCTTGCCCGACCCCGTGACGCCGAGCAGCGTCTGGTAGCGGTCCCCGCGCAGCACGGCCTCGGTGAGCTCACCGATGGCGCGCGGTTGGTCGCCCTGGGGCTTGTAGTCGCTGACGAGTTGGAACTCAGGCATGGCCCGAGGTTTAACACCCGGAGTGAGGGGATGCCGGGTGCAAAACGTCCATCCGCGAGAGGGTGAACGAAGCGAGCGCTACCTCGCCTCCTGGGATTTCAGGTCTTCGAGCGCCTGAAGGCGCGGGGCCTCGAACTCGTCCCCCTTGTTCCAGCGGGGCAGCTCCCTCGTCCGGGCCACGTTCGCCCCCAGGAGGAAGAAGAGCCGCACGTCCTCCACCGCGCCGGAGAAGTCCCAGTCCGGAGTCAGCTCGTCCGAGGGCTGGTGGTAGTGCTGGGCCTCCCATTTCTCCCGGCGCTCCTTGCCCCACCCCGGCGGCCGGCCGATGAAGTCCATGCCGCTGCTGAAGTAGGCGGCGGGAATGCCCAGCCGGGCGAAGTTGAACTGGTCCGAGCGGTAGAAGAACCCCCGGTCCGGCAACTGGTCCGCCTTCACGACGCGCCCCTGCGCCCGGACCAGCGCCGTCAGCAGGGGGTCCAGCGAGGACTTGCCCAGTCCGATGACCGTCACGTCCCGCGTGCGCCCGTGGATGTTGAGCCCGTCGATGTTGATGTTGGCCGCCACGCGCCCCGGTGGCACCGGCAGGTGCTCGGCGAGGTACTGCGAGCCCAGCAGCCCCTGCTCCTCCGCCGCCACCGCCGCGAAGAGGATGGAGCGCGGCGGCGCCTTCGGCAGTTGGGAGAAGGCCCTGGCCACCTCGAGCAGCGCCGCCACACCGGACGCGTTGTCCACCGCCCCGTTGTAGATGGCATCCTCGCCCGGCTTCGCGTCCTCCTTGATGCCCAGATGGTCATGGTGCGCCGTGTAGAGCACCACCTCCCGGGACAGCTTCGGGTCGCTCCCCTGCAAGAGGCCCAGCACGTTCGCCGTGGGCCGGCGCCGCACCTGGTTGGCGAAGCGCGTGGACACCGTCCCCCCCAGTGGCACCGGCTGGAAGTCGCGCTTCTGCGCCGCCGCTCGCAACACGTCCAGATCCTTCCCTCCCAACTCCACCACCCGCCGCGCCGCCGCCTCCGTCATCCACCCCTTCACCTGCAGGCGCGGCTTCTCCCCCAGGGCCGGCAGCTCGAACTGCTCGCCCGACCAGGACGTCTGCACCACCTGCCACGAGTACCCCGCGCTCGGCGTCGTGTGGATGATCAGCGCCCCCGCCGCCCCCGTCTTCGCCGCCTGCTCGTACTTGTAGTCCCACCGGCCATACCTCAGCCGCGCCTTGCCCCCGAACAGCTCCGGGTCGTCCTCCGGATCATTGTTCAGGATGACCAGCGTCTTGCCCCTCAGATCCTTCCCCTTGAAGTCGTCCCACCCGAACTCGGGCGCCTGGATGCCGTAGCCCACGAACACCAGCTCCGACTCCCGCAGCGCCACCTCCGCCGTCTGCGCTCCCGACGTCGCGATGAAGTCCTCGTGGTACTGGAGCTCCGTACGACTCGCGCCGCTCGTGATGCTCAGCGTCTTCGGGTGGCCCGTCATGCCCACCAGCTCGAGCGGTTGGAGGTAGCTCCCGTTCGTCCCGGCGGGCTTCAGGCCCAACAGCTGGAACTGCGTCGCGATGTACTGCTGCGCCAGCGCGTCACCCCGTGTCCCCGGGCCTCGGCCCTCGAGCAGATCCGAGGCCAGGAAGCTCACGTGCGCCTGGAGATCCTCGGCCCGGATGGTCCGGGACGCGGATTTTTCGGACGGAGTGGTGAGCTGCGCGTTCGCGGCCAGCGGGAGGAGGCACAGGGCGGTGAGGAGCACCAGCATTCGCTTCATGGCTCGTGTGCCCCTAACACGACCTGTAGGGTGCCGCAGGCGGTTTCGTCACTCGGATGGTTGGACGGTAGACCCTCACCCCAGCCCTCTCCCAGAGGGAGAGGGGGTTGTTTCTCAGGCGCTCGGTTGCTCGGGTGCCGCTGGCGCGGCCACCTTCCACACCGTGCCTCCCGCCGTGTCCATGCTCTCGACGCCCAGTGCCTTGAGCTCTTCGCGCAGCCGGTCCGCCTCCGCGAAGTTCTTGGCCTTGCGCGCATCCGCACGCGCCTGGAGCAACTGCTCCACCTTCGCCACGTCGATGCCCCGCTCCTTCACCGCCCGATCGCGCCGCCGCAGCAGCCACTGCGCGGGCTCGTCCTCGAACAGGCCCAACACCCCCGACACCTTCCGCACGCTCTCGCGCAGCGCCTGCAGCGTCCGCCCCACCTGCGCCTTGTCCTTCACCGGCGGTTTGTCCGTCAGCTCGTTCATCTGCGCGAACAGTCCCGACAGCACCCCGAGCGCCCCCGCCGTGTTGAAGTCGTCGTCCATCTGCGACTCGAACTCCGTCAGGAACCGCGCCGGCTCGCCGTACAGCGCCCCCTTGCCGAAGTCCTTCCCGCTCACGCGCTCGTCCACCTTGCGCAGCGTCTCGTAGAAGTACTCCATGCGCTGCTCCGCGTCCGCCAGGCCCTTGTCCGCGAAGCCCAGCGGGTGCCGGTAGTGCGTCGACAGGAAGAAGAAGCGCAGCGCCTCCGGATCCACCTTCCCCAGCGCGTCCCTCAGCCTCACCACGTTCCCGAGCGACTTGGACATCTTCGCCCCCTCGAGATCCAGGAAGCCGCAGTGCATCCAGTAGCGCGCGAACGTCTTCCCGCTCGCCGCCTCGCTCTGCGCGATCTCGTTCTCGTGGTGGGGGAAGATCAGATCCAACGCCCCTCCGTGGATGTCGAACGTCTCCCCGAGGTACCTCGCGCTCATCGCCGAGCACTCGATGTGCCAGCCCGGCCGCCCCTTGCCCCAGGGGCTGTCCCACGCGGGCTCCCCCGGCTTCGCCGCCTTCCACAGCGCGAAGTCCAGCGGCTCGTGCTTCTGCTCGCCCGGCTGCACCCGCTCGCCCGCGCACAGGTCGTCCACGTTCCGCTTCGACAGCTTCGCGTACTCCGGGTACTTCCTCACCGAGAAGTACACGTCCCCCCGCGACTCGTACGCCACCCCCCGCGCCACCAGCTTCTCGATGATGCCGATGATCTCCGGCAGGTGGTCGCTCACCTTCGGCGACACGTCCGGCTCCAGCAGGTGCAGCGCCCGGGCATCCTCCCGGAACGCCTCCACGAACCGCGCCGCCAGCTCCACCGCCTGCTCGCCCGTCTCATGGGCCGCCTTGATGATCTTGTCGTCTACATCCGTGTAGTTGCGCACGTACTTCACGTCGAAGCCGCGATAGCGCAGGTAGCGCACCACCACGTCGAACGAGGTGAACGTCCTCGCGTTGCCGATGTGGATGTAGCTGTAGACCGTCGGGCCGCAGACGTAGACCCCCAGCTTGCCCGGCACCGCCGGCTCCAGGGTCTCCTTCTGCATCGTCATCGTGTTGAAGAGGCGAATCGATGCTGCGGCCACGTTCTCGAACCTCCGCGAATCCGTCCGGGGTGGAACGCCGGACTCTAGGACTTCCCCACGGCCTCGACCACAAGTGCCTGACAGAACGGTAAAAGGACGGTGAACACTGCCTCCCCCTGAGCACTCCAGGCAGCCGAAAAAGGACGATCCTCCGCCTTTCTGGTGGCTCCCTATCTCCGTCTGCCGCCAAATCTGGGAGAATGCCCCCCGATGACCCCTCCCAATCCCAAGCGCCCGCCCCGCTCGCCCGGCTCCCCTGGGGATTCGGCGTCGCGCCAGGATGCGGAGGTGGAGCTCCCCTTCGACGACGATGAGGTAGCCCCACTCCAGGCGGACGACCCCCGCCCCCAGCGCGTCCCCCAGTACCCCGCCGGAGCCCGCCCCCGCCGCCGCCGCCCCGGGAGCCCCTCGCGCGAGGCCCGCGACCGGGAGATGCCCGCCCGCTTCGACTCCGGCGAGTACGAGGACCCCGGCCACGCTCCCGCCTTCCTCTACGTCGAGCGCGGTCCCGGTGCCGGTCAGCTCCTCCCCGTGAAGCAGGGCGTGCTCGTGCTCGGCCGCGCCTCCACGTCCGACCTGCGTCTCCAGCACCCCTCCATCAGCCGCCGCCACGCCCAGCTCACCCGCCGCGGGGATCTGCTCACCCTCAAGGACCTCGGCAGCCAGAACGGCACCTACGTCAACCGCGACCGTCTCTCCACCGAGGTCGTGCTCCACCCCGGCGATGAGATCGCCCTCGGCAACGCGCTCCTGCGGCTGCGAGGACCCGGCCCCACCCCCGAGCGGTCCCGGGCCTCCTTCAGCAGCCCCACCTCGTCGCTCCGCGTCGGCATGAGCTCCCGCCGCCTGGTGCTGCTCGCCGCCGCCACCGGCTCCCTCGTGGCCGTGTTCCTCACGCTCGCCGCGGTGCGGCTCGTGCGCTCCCGCGGAGAGGTGGCTGGCCCCGAGGAGCTGGTGGAGCCCGTGTACCCGGCCGAGGCCTCCCTGGCCGTGACTCCCGAGGAGTCCTACGAGGCTTCGAGGACCGACCTGGTCGAGCCGCTCCAGGCCGAGCCGGCTCTCCTTACCGAGCGGTCGGGTGGGAAGACGCGAGGAGCGGTCGGGACGCGGGCACTCAGTGCGCAGGCCCTCGTGGAGACCTCGAAGGGCTCCGGCTCGAAGCAGCGGAAGGTCGTCTCGAAGCCCCCGCCTGCCGAGTCTCGTTCCGCCGCCCAGGACTCCGCTGACGAGGCCGAAGCCGAGGCCCGCTCCCGATATGAGGCCGGCAATGTCGAAGCCGCCCTCGCACTCGCCCGGAGCGCCCACCTCGAGGCCCTGGCCTCCACGCTCTCCCGCTTCCAGGCCGAGTGGATTGCCGGCAACGCCGCGCTCGCCGCTCGCGATTCCGCTTCCGCGCTTCAGCACCTGTCCAACGCCCGTGAGCTCGATCAGGAGCTCGCGAATGGTTGGGGCACCTATGCGCCCTTGATTCGCAAGGCGCTCGCGCAGGCACAGATGCAGGAGAATAGGCAGGGGAACGAGCGGTAGACCCTCACCCCGTCCCTCTCCCAGGGGGAGAGGGCTGAACCCGGGGACCCCGAGACCCTCACCCCGTCCCTCTCCCGGAGGGAGAGGGGTGGAAGCGCTTTTGGAGGCCTCGGATCAGCAGTGCGCCGTTGGCCACGATGAACGTCACCAGGACCAGCGCGATGAAGGGCACCCCTTTGTCCCCTCCGGGTCGTTCACCCTCCACCACCAGCCACAGCTTTCCGTCCTTCGGCTGCACCTCCCCCCACTCCCTCAACAGCTTGAAGCCTTCCTGGTATCGTCTCGCGTCTTCCTCCGACAGCAGCCGCCCTCTCACCCCAAAGGGTCTCTGGTCCGGCTGTCTCGGCACCCGCCCCGGAGCCCACTCCTCCCCAGGCAGCGCATGCCGGCGCACCAGGAACGGCGACTCGCGCAGGCCCACCACCACGTACACGTCCTCACCGTCTCTCCCGTAGGCCCCTCGGGCCGTGGGGATTCCGTGCACCTGCACGTAGCGGTTGGATTCCAGCACGTCGTACCGGTACGCCCCCTCCGCTCCCAGCGTCAGCGGCGTCCTCGGTGAGAAGAAGTACGTCAGATCCTTCCACAGCAGTCCCAGCAGCACGCCCCCCACCACCATCGCGAACACCGCCACCGGCGCCCGCACCCCCACCCCACGCCGGCGGATCCGCGCCTCCAGCTCCGCGATGCGCTCGTCCCGCTCTTCCCGCAGCTCCGACTCGTTCGACATGAAAAAACCCCGGTCCCCACCTTCGGGGAACCGGGGCTTTCTAACTCCGCCTCAGGACGGCTAGGCGATGTTGAAGATCTTCTTCAGATCCGTCTCGATCTCTTCCTCGGAGCAATCCTTGGCCAGCGACAGCTCCTTGATGAGCAGCGAGCGCGCCGTGTCCAGCATCTTGCGCTCACCGAACGACAGGTCCTTGTCTCCCTTGAGGAGGTACAGGTCGCGAAGTACCTCGGCGATTTCGAACACCGAGCCCGTCTTGATCTTCTCCATGTACTCCCGGTAGCGACGGTTCCACGTCGTGGAGTCGACCGAGATGTCCTTCTCCTTCAGGATGGAGTAGACCTGCTTGACATCCTCTTCGCTGATGATCTCCCGGAGGCCGACCGATCCCACCTTGTTGATTGGGATCATGATCCGCATCCCGTTCTCCAGGATGCGCAGCACATAGAAGGATTGGCGCTGCCCGGCTACTTCGGTGTGCTCGATACCCATCACCTCGCCGACACCCTGCCCCGGGTAAACCGCCTTATCGCCGGTCTTGAAGCTCGTCTGCACTCGTTACCGCCTCCTTACGATGGCTTGGCTTGACACCCGGCCTCAGAAAGCAGAGCACGAGTACCACAATCGACCCCTTCCAGCAACATTGAAGCCTTGACCCGCCCGGATTTTCCCGACTAGCCTGGGGACCTTTGTGTGTATGCGCTCGCTCGGTAGGGCGGTGCACCACGACGGGATGGATCGGGTGGGTGGTGGGGGTGGATGGTGGGCCGGTACTCGTGGCGCGATCTGACCGCGCGTCCTCTTTTCTTTCCCGCTGTGAGCCTCATGCTCGGCGCGGGTCTGGCCTTGAGAACGCATGTCATTGGTGGATTATTCCAACTAATGGCTGCCTCGGCCCTCGGGATTCTCTCCCTGTGGCTCGCTCGCCTGCCTGGCGCCCATCTGGGCGTGCTCCTGTGTCTGGGCTTCACCGGTGCGGGTCTGGCCACCCTGGAGGCCGGAGCCGATGTGCCTCATGCCCTCGAAGCAGGAGGCACCACGGTGCTGGAGGGCGAGGTGGAGCGCGTGGACCGCTTCGAGGACTCCACGCGCCTCCTGCTCGCGGTGGCCCGTGTGGGCCAGGGCGCCGGGAGCCCCGCGCGCTTCCACGCGAGCCTCTATGTCCATGGAGAACCGCCCCCGCTCCTGCCCGGACAGCGCCTGCGCGCGGAGGCGAAGCTCAAGCCGCTCGAGCCCGCTTCGAACCCTGGAGAAAAGGATTTGTCCGCGACCCGGCGGCGGCAGGGGCTCGCCTTCTCCGGCAGCATCCAGGGCTCGCGGTTGCTCGTGCTGTCCCCTCCTTCCGGCTGGCGCCAGTACCTGGTGCGCACGCAGGAAGGGCTCTCCCAGGCGGTGCGCGCCGTGGCCCCCTCGCCCGACGCCGCGGCCCTCTTCCTCACCCTGGCCGCCGGACAGCGCGCCGCGCTCGATGACTCCCTGGAGGAGGACTTCTCCCGGAGTGGACTCGCGCACGTACTCAGCGTGAGTGGGCTGCACGTGGCTGCGCTCGCGCTGATGACGCTGGCGCTGCTGCGCCAGGTGTTCGTCCGGGCCGGGGCGCGGCTGAGGAGCCTGCGCCGGGTGGATGCCCGCCGGCTGGCGGCCCCCGCCTCCGTGCCCTTCGTCTGGGCCTATGTCGTCTTCACCGGCAACCAGCCACCCGCGGTGCGCTCGGCGGTGATGGCCACCGTGGTGCTGTTGGGGCTCGCGCTCTGGCGGCGGGCCGATGGGCTCAACAGCCTGGCCACCGCCGCCGCGGTGCTCGTCGCCTGGGCGCCCTCCAGCGTCGTCGACCTGTCGCTGCAGCTCTCCTTCCTCGCCGTCTTCAGCCTGTTGCTGCTCACCCCCGCCCTGCGCGAGGCCATTCCCCTCCCGCCTCCGGACCCCAAGGAGTCCCACCGGGTGAAGCGCCTGCTCGCGAGCACCCGGGA from Archangium lipolyticum carries:
- the uvrB gene encoding excinuclease ABC subunit UvrB; translation: MPEFQLVSDYKPQGDQPRAIGELTEAVLRGDRYQTLLGVTGSGKTFTMGNVIANVKRPTLLIAHNKTLAAQLYGEYKALFPHNAVEYFVSYFDYYQPEAYIPTTDTFIEKDSSVNDEIERMRHSATHSLRTRDDVIIVASVSCIYGLGAARSYVDMAVKVNVGAELGRDSFIRKLVESQYDRNDLDFHRGTFRARGDTVEVFPAYEEERAVRVSFFGDEVEKITEFDPLRGVTLGELEKIVIFPASHYVTEVDTRKRALQTIRDELSERLQQFKHEGKLLEAQRLEQRTMYDLEMIEQVGYCNGIENYSRHFSGRMPGEPPPCLLDYFPRNMLVLIDESHQTVPQIGAMYRGDRSRKETLVEHGFRLPSALDNRPLKFTEFEEMVQQAIFVSATPAEYELQKSKGVVVEQIIRPTGLMDPEVEVRPARNQVDDVLEEVRKRVAKQERVLVTTLTKRMAEDLTEYLADVGVKVRYLHSDIGAIERTAIIRDLRKGEFDVLVGINLLREGLDIPEVSLVAIFDADKEGFLRSHVSLIQTIGRAARNLNGRVIMYAEGMTDSMKLALEETNRRREVQRAYNEQHGITPRAVKSHILDLSEHLYDADPSELPMAADSANDVLEPKEIKRLIGEFTKDMTHYADQMQFEKAAELRDRILLLKDMELGLKPPSRSLLKAPLKPADEKKAGMPGARGAGGKRGGPSRGKGTGGPPHGKTGIGPRKSR
- a CDS encoding DUF507 family protein; the encoded protein is MRLYPKVIPIISREVVQRLMQDGDIEVEPMRVADAEMDLSAIMREYLANEERVNQATREALERRGYDYSKFNQVKREMADVRGFKMGDEGIEYVINQMIEFLLISRNVEEVYAADNILRQKIHVVMKKHLDVDEEIDKEARSRLKHLQEGTSAFDIEYNKTVEQIRRARGLI
- the uvrC gene encoding excinuclease ABC subunit UvrC yields the protein MDAKLQAKLDALPTEPGVYLMKDRQGEIIYVGKAVNLRNRVRSYFTRTGDTRAFVSLLDRFLGDLETVLVHNEKEALLLENELIKKHKPRFNVLLKDDKQYISLRLDRSQDYPRLEVVRKYQKDGARYFGPYSSASAIRETLRIINRFFHLRTCTDHVLANRKRPCLLHQIGRCPAPCVYPVSVEEYRKSVDEVILFLEGKAGELVDGLRARMKQASSELKFEEAARIRDQLLAIERSLERQKVATTDFKDQDVFAAHREGDRLLVYVLYVRQGRLNGGMAFPLGSQEFPDEELLPSFVNLYYDQGNFVPEEVLLPLDIEEREGLEALLTERKGERVRVMVPKRGEKRDLVEMAQKNAEQATIERRRTKDETEVVLRRLQERLHLRNLPRRMECFDISHFQGASIVASQVAATDGEIDKSRYRRYRIKTLEKQDDFASMHEVITRRLQRGQEEGDLPDLLVIDGGKGQLASALAAAKDLGVEGVDIISLAKSRDQEVHDRDEESARSPERVFIPHRKDPIVLRQNSAELYLLARLRDEAHRFAITFQQKSMRKGNFHSVLEDIPGVGEVRKKLLLRHFGSLKRVREATIEELAEVLGPTVAERVHAALHGHPEEDSEDPIREASLADAGALVDEKSEEGSPPGSP